A genomic window from Silene latifolia isolate original U9 population chromosome 11, ASM4854445v1, whole genome shotgun sequence includes:
- the LOC141614491 gene encoding lachrymatory-factor synthase-like produces MGEQNIRKWEGETRVEIQNISPKEIWPLISDFCSLNKWFPHVKTCYLVEGVPNEVGMIRYCGNKEFPSEDEQWAKEKLLMIDSSNMCFSYEIVDNNAGFKSYVATVRLERVDDEDGGVCGCRIVWSFVADPVDGFTLEGLVGFIGSLAQVMAKRMEESLVQYA; encoded by the coding sequence ATGGGAGAACAAAACATAAGAAAATGGGAAGGAGAAACAAGAGTAGAAATACAAAACATAAGTCCAAAAGAAATATGGCCATTAATCTCAGACTTTTGTTCCTTAAACAAATGGTTCCCACATGTTAAAACATGTTACTTAGTTGAAGGTGTACCAAATGAAGTAGGTATGATCCGGTATTGCGGTAACAAGGAGTTCCCAAGTGAAGACGAACAATGGGCTAAAGAGAAACTCCTTATGATTGACTCTTCAAACATGTGTTTTTCTTATGAGATTGTTGATAATAACGCAGGGTTTAAGAGCTACGTTGCAACGGTCCGATTGGAACGAGTCGACGATGAAGATGGTGGGGTTTGTGGATGTAGGATTGTGTGGTCTTTTGTAGCTGATCCTGTTGATGGGTTTACTTTGGAAGGTTTGGTTGGTTTCATTGGTTCTCTTGCTCAAGTTATGGCTAAAAGAATGGAAGAATCTTTGGTTCAATATGCATGA
- the LOC141612160 gene encoding uncharacterized protein LOC141612160 — protein sequence MAEELTSGASNRIIPLFKRVKTITPSYQLIKQTLILIYTSFLCFLLLIVSRSRRSVAVDAAPPVNKKRRWAAVEEEDTRRRRALAEAVQMVVDREDEEDDDNGGGGCCEWRTSLFFGVRGNALFSRSWFPISDHLKGIIIIIHGLNEHGGRYSHFARQLTSRNFGVYAMDWTGHGGSDGLHGFVPSLDHVVADTAAFLEKVKLDHPGIPCFLFGHSTGGAVVLKAASYPHIERIIEGVILTSPALRVTPAHPVVGFVAPIFSMVVPRFQFKGANKRGIAVSRDPAQLVAKYSDPLVYTGPIRVRTGHEILRITSYLTRNYKKVTVPFFVLHGTADRVTDPVASRDLYNEAPSTFKDIKLYEGFLHDLLFEPEREEIGEDIIDWMEKRLAASPLHSGKIAY from the exons atggCGGAGGAGCTGACGTCAGGAGCAAGCAACAGAATTATCCCATTATTCAAACGAGTCAAAACAATCACACCTTCATATCAACTCatcaaacaaaccctaattttaatCTACACCTCTTTTCTATGTTTTCTCCTCCTCATTGTCTCCCGCTCTCGCCGTTCTGTGGCGGTAGATGCGGCGCCGCCGGTGAACAAGAAGCGAAGGTGGGCGGCGGTGGAGGAGGAGGACACGCGCCGTCGTCGAGCGTTGGCGGAAGCTGTTCAAATGGTGGTGGatagagaagatgaggaggatgatGATAATGGTGGTGGTGGATGTTGTGAATGGAGGACGTCATTGTTTTTTGGTGTTCGTGGAAATGCATTGTTTTCTCGTTCCTGGTTTCCGATTTCTGATCATCTCAA GGGGATCATCATAATTATTCACGGGCTTAATGAGCATGG TGGTAGATATTCTCATTTTGCAAGACAGTTGACCTCTCGCAACTTCGGGGTGTATGCTATGGACTGGACAG GCCATGGTGGCAGTGACGGGCTCCATGGGTTTGTTCCCTCACTTGATCATGTTGTAGCAGATACT GCAGCTTTTTTAGAGAAAGTAAAACTTGATCATCCTGGCATACCATGCTTTCTTTTTGGCCACTCCACTGGTGGAGCCGTGGTTTTGAAG GCTGCTTCATATCCCCACATTGAACGAATTATTGAAGGAGTCATATTAACGTCACCAGCCTTGCGTGTTACACCAGCACATCCTGTAGTTGGG TTTGTAGCGCCTATATTCTCCATGGTTGTGCCTAGGTTCCAGTTTAAAGGTGCCAACAAAAGAGGGATTGCAGTCTCACGAGATCCAGCCCAACTTGTTGCCAAATACTCGGACCCATTGGTTTATACGGGCCCCATAAGAGTACGAACGGGGCACGAGATCCTACGCATTACATCCTATTTGACAAGGAACTACAAAAAAGTGACTGTGCCATTCTTTGTCCTGCACGGAACTGCAGATCGGGTGACCGACCCCGTTGCTTCTCGGGATCTCTACAATGAAGCACCTTCCACGTTTAAAGATATAAAACTGTACGAGGGGTTCTTGCACGACCTTCTTTTCGAACCAGAGCGGGAAGAGATTGGTGAGGACATCATCGACTGGATGGAGAAGCGATTAGCAGCTTCACCCTTGCACTCGGGGAAAATAGCTTATTAA